In Stieleria varia, one genomic interval encodes:
- a CDS encoding caspase family protein, which produces MDKSFTKRLVSLCLLILVVFASRKQASADQYAFLVGVRDYSLNNELTPLSYSENDVEDLATTLQQAGVPTGNITLMTQTAAAKQARYTPTSRQIRKELSMVLSELTEQDSIIIGFSGHGLQFKGDPVNYFCPADASLEDKSTLISLSSIYEDLHACKAGAKFLLVDACRNDPLSNIRKAPRRITIEDVKSRRPPVPSGGTVALFSCSASQFSFEHKELENGVFFYFVNEAFSGKADQDRDGTIDHLELESYTIKRVQQWTRIHLGEPQTPERIGSARGVMNLLVMSANRTPTQSHRDNVARKELDTPDAVVKVPPRTDAMKNAPPFADLSSTEMIDLSKLDFKSETPDMFSDKTQSSSGDTNLDLRDLNRSEKLERIATNYALNEYSVLSGSGLRRQGPLILLASDDEGLFGFEADYIDATIQVTSVDPKGPAAGSGLKPGDRIYFKPPGNTTTPSSLYNGVSRFQSLNHFQEKFRFKKKDDVLKLVIRRDNMNHDFWLLFTVDK; this is translated from the coding sequence ATGGACAAGTCATTTACCAAACGATTGGTGAGCCTATGCCTCCTTATCTTGGTCGTTTTCGCATCCAGAAAGCAGGCGTCCGCGGACCAATATGCTTTCCTGGTGGGCGTGAGAGACTATTCGCTCAACAATGAGCTGACACCTCTGAGCTACTCAGAAAACGACGTAGAAGATCTTGCGACAACCCTGCAACAAGCGGGTGTCCCCACCGGAAACATCACGTTAATGACGCAGACCGCTGCGGCAAAACAAGCACGCTACACTCCAACCTCACGTCAGATCCGCAAAGAACTGTCGATGGTCCTTTCGGAACTTACAGAACAAGACAGCATCATCATCGGATTCTCGGGACATGGACTGCAGTTCAAGGGAGACCCTGTCAACTACTTTTGCCCTGCAGACGCATCGCTGGAAGACAAGTCGACTCTGATATCGCTCTCATCGATCTACGAAGATCTACACGCTTGCAAAGCAGGGGCCAAGTTTCTATTGGTCGATGCATGCCGCAACGACCCCCTGTCAAACATTCGCAAGGCACCTCGGCGAATCACGATCGAAGACGTAAAGAGTCGGCGACCCCCTGTGCCCAGCGGCGGAACGGTTGCTCTATTCAGTTGCAGTGCCTCGCAGTTTTCGTTCGAGCACAAGGAACTTGAGAATGGAGTGTTTTTTTACTTCGTCAACGAAGCCTTCTCGGGTAAAGCAGACCAAGACCGTGACGGGACAATTGATCATTTGGAACTGGAGTCCTATACGATCAAGCGTGTCCAGCAGTGGACTCGAATCCATTTGGGAGAACCCCAAACTCCGGAGCGAATTGGCTCTGCGCGCGGCGTAATGAATCTGCTGGTTATGTCCGCTAATCGGACACCCACCCAATCCCACCGCGACAACGTCGCAAGAAAAGAGCTGGATACGCCAGATGCGGTCGTCAAGGTCCCTCCACGCACTGACGCGATGAAAAATGCTCCGCCATTCGCGGACCTGTCTTCAACGGAAATGATTGATCTGAGCAAGCTCGACTTCAAGTCCGAAACGCCCGACATGTTCAGCGACAAAACTCAGAGCTCTTCAGGTGATACGAACCTAGATCTTCGCGATCTCAATCGATCCGAGAAATTGGAGAGAATCGCCACCAACTACGCGTTGAATGAGTACAGCGTGCTTTCCGGGTCGGGATTACGCAGGCAGGGACCGTTGATCCTTTTGGCGTCGGACGACGAGGGTTTGTTCGGATTCGAGGCAGACTACATCGACGCAACGATCCAGGTCACTTCAGTAGACCCAAAAGGCCCTGCAGCGGGATCAGGTCTGAAACCCGGTGACCGGATTTATTTTAAGCCACCAGGGAACACGACAACTCCGTCCTCTCTGTACAATGGCGTCTCCCGTTTCCAAAGCTTGAACCATTTTCAAGAGAAATTCAGATTCAAGAAGAAGGATGATGTGTTGAAATTGGTCATCCGCAGAGACAATATGAATCACGATTTTTGGCTCTTGTTCACGGTCGACAAATGA
- a CDS encoding serine/threonine protein kinase: MGLAKRTEADNDLTRTGAVVGTPAYMPPEQASAAKEITTAADVYALGAILYEGLTGRPPHQADSAIATLMKAAKENIVKPSEHNAKVDRVLELICMKCLERDPGQRYGSASMLRDDLLRWLAGESVSVKPRSLVAILGDLVNHQLRSAIGAMLLGVSGGFALGIPLYSGIANRLFGRPESRFSIEALQESLPSSARSTSWWLSPPEFLNGPAVFFGLLFCLMLGLLIRKLVRPKHVQEALAIGLVAGLLMAIVEFGLYGIAAGWQTFAIVNADEIDMLASAAVSNAVGREKAIEGIVGKFPDLQNVPEAQRGKVLGQIVSTQIMLSSPPVTLVCLSGCLVFACIYCVAGTIHSYRLSNHSFSRGNRLLRYVEVLLLLTIAGFLFCVSVFTLSGMISSSDGRVSLSFRVWFSCLVACVLVIPGWIMWRWHFRWASYAIGLGLIVLALSF, encoded by the coding sequence TTGGGGCTGGCAAAGCGAACGGAAGCGGATAACGATTTGACGCGTACCGGCGCAGTGGTTGGAACGCCCGCGTACATGCCGCCTGAGCAAGCGTCAGCCGCCAAGGAAATCACCACCGCGGCGGACGTTTACGCATTGGGGGCCATACTTTACGAAGGACTGACCGGCCGACCACCACATCAAGCGGATTCTGCGATCGCGACTTTGATGAAAGCAGCCAAGGAGAACATTGTCAAACCAAGCGAGCACAACGCGAAAGTCGACCGAGTGTTGGAACTGATTTGCATGAAGTGCTTGGAACGTGATCCCGGTCAACGCTACGGTTCTGCCTCCATGCTGCGAGACGACCTACTCCGCTGGCTTGCCGGCGAGTCGGTATCGGTCAAGCCGAGGTCTCTGGTGGCCATATTGGGTGATCTCGTCAACCATCAACTGCGTTCAGCAATTGGGGCAATGCTGCTGGGCGTCAGTGGCGGCTTTGCATTGGGGATCCCGCTCTACAGTGGCATCGCAAACCGATTGTTTGGTCGTCCAGAATCGAGATTCAGCATCGAGGCGCTGCAGGAGAGTTTGCCGTCGTCGGCGCGCTCCACATCCTGGTGGCTCAGTCCGCCAGAGTTCCTCAATGGTCCTGCCGTGTTCTTCGGACTGTTATTCTGCCTGATGCTTGGGCTGTTGATCCGCAAACTGGTAAGACCCAAGCATGTTCAGGAAGCATTGGCGATCGGATTGGTCGCCGGTTTGCTGATGGCAATCGTAGAGTTTGGGCTGTACGGCATCGCAGCAGGCTGGCAAACGTTTGCGATTGTCAACGCGGACGAAATCGACATGCTGGCCAGCGCGGCTGTATCAAATGCTGTCGGCCGCGAGAAAGCGATAGAAGGGATCGTTGGCAAATTTCCCGATCTGCAAAACGTGCCAGAAGCACAGCGCGGAAAAGTGCTCGGCCAGATTGTATCGACGCAGATCATGCTTTCATCGCCGCCGGTGACATTGGTTTGCCTATCGGGATGCTTAGTCTTTGCCTGCATCTACTGCGTGGCAGGAACGATACATTCGTATCGATTGTCCAATCATTCGTTCTCGCGTGGAAATCGATTGCTGCGTTACGTTGAGGTCCTACTGTTGTTGACCATCGCTGGATTTCTTTTCTGCGTGTCTGTCTTCACACTTTCCGGAATGATCTCGAGCAGCGACGGACGTGTTTCGCTGTCGTTTCGCGTATGGTTCTCATGTCTGGTGGCATGCGTTCTGGTCATCCCAGGATGGATAATGTGGAGATGGCATTTTCGCTGGGCCTCCTACGCGATCGGTCTGGGCTTGATCGTGCTTGCGTTATCCTTTTGA
- a CDS encoding BBP7 family outer membrane beta-barrel protein, with translation MTAALVGATPAEAQLYSQRDLMFLSRKSGTFDFGTIGGNAVSAESSDTELGYRSLYGLPLNDTVAVEASYLGVWDWPESRTIVGGGSIVSDFTASGHGDSNVSTTLRQDASLHNVELNLRHNLRNGEGDQLDVLFGLNYTRFNEQFQIESTSIFGSDYTSSDTSNDFFGPQLGIQSAHQLGFFGLQLHGMTAIGGNSSRSQLRFTDTGHGNPAFDDTADASEFSVMLRGGVTGTAQLTERWALRAGYLVQAYSGFSLAGEFLSAQNATVQSFPAYQSISDSGTNSTLILHGGFLGLEYVLR, from the coding sequence ATGACCGCCGCTCTTGTTGGTGCCACACCAGCCGAAGCCCAGCTTTACTCGCAACGGGACCTGATGTTTCTTTCCCGTAAGTCCGGGACGTTTGATTTTGGAACGATCGGTGGCAACGCCGTTTCTGCCGAATCGTCAGACACCGAGTTGGGATACCGATCCCTGTACGGCCTGCCCCTCAACGATACCGTTGCGGTTGAGGCAAGCTACTTGGGAGTCTGGGATTGGCCAGAGTCACGGACGATCGTTGGCGGCGGCTCGATCGTGTCAGATTTCACGGCATCAGGGCACGGTGACTCCAATGTTTCCACCACATTGCGACAAGACGCTTCGCTCCACAACGTCGAGCTGAACTTGCGTCACAACTTGCGGAACGGAGAAGGAGATCAGCTCGATGTCCTTTTTGGACTCAACTACACTCGATTCAACGAGCAGTTTCAGATCGAAAGCACTTCTATCTTCGGCTCGGATTACACGTCGTCCGACACGAGCAATGACTTCTTTGGGCCGCAACTGGGCATTCAATCAGCCCATCAACTCGGATTCTTCGGCCTGCAGTTGCACGGCATGACCGCCATTGGCGGAAACTCCAGTCGGTCACAACTGCGTTTTACCGACACAGGTCATGGTAATCCCGCATTCGACGATACTGCGGACGCGTCAGAATTCAGCGTGATGCTTCGCGGCGGCGTCACTGGGACGGCTCAATTGACGGAGCGTTGGGCATTGCGTGCTGGGTATTTGGTTCAGGCGTATTCCGGGTTTTCACTGGCTGGCGAGTTCCTATCCGCTCAGAACGCAACCGTGCAGAGCTTTCCCGCCTACCAGAGCATTAGCGATTCCGGCACGAACTCCACGCTGATTCTGCACGGCGGATTTCTCGGCCTAGAGTACGTGCTTCGGTAG
- a CDS encoding putative immunity protein — MKSLPSEVCRRFECDCVEHVLPVLERHVDDDGRPRHAIETARRFFAGDASLDELVISRKHSFLSLQQEFLPTDASTLQTEGLVGQAHVASQ; from the coding sequence ATGAAGTCGCTACCCTCGGAAGTTTGCCGCCGGTTTGAATGTGACTGTGTCGAGCATGTGTTGCCCGTTCTTGAGCGTCACGTTGACGACGATGGTCGCCCGCGACACGCGATCGAAACAGCGCGACGATTCTTTGCAGGAGACGCGTCCCTGGACGAGTTGGTCATCAGCAGGAAACATAGCTTCTTGTCCCTGCAGCAAGAGTTTCTTCCGACCGATGCCTCGACGTTACAGACTGAGGGATTGGTTGGGCAAGCTCACGTGGCTTCGCAATAA
- a CDS encoding phytanoyl-CoA dioxygenase family protein translates to MLALLLKQFVQIRQLAGWRQVTSTVSEARGFKVQTKGSSFAETKGGFYLSREDVAAFEQTGIVGPFDVLSTEDSAALSHRAEDLHENDFDGKILIGNQIAPIMRRAGLWSINYSGMFQALRFPEFAAVLHHPAITHRLASLLGDDLILWRSQFFEKKPGADGTFWHQTGTFRENSKAQKLVPAADTDPSLVQLTAWVALTDSAVANGCLRFLPCSFEDGRFERMAYELFDNQFGALRGLSYEELMNGVWAMKHTTGNFTKAQFLFDVIVKRIPDLFEHAVIEDIEMKAGQCVIFTSMNMHASYPNITATETRLALAGRYTTNDVRVTAVHDGDIFTTPEGDHQFAKDGIGCMQVHGEDRFGHNTILPRPRIG, encoded by the coding sequence GTGCTCGCCCTTCTGTTGAAGCAGTTCGTTCAGATTCGACAACTTGCGGGATGGCGGCAGGTTACGTCGACCGTTAGCGAAGCACGCGGATTCAAGGTTCAAACGAAGGGCTCCTCATTTGCAGAGACCAAGGGCGGCTTCTATCTGTCACGAGAAGACGTAGCGGCATTCGAACAAACAGGTATCGTTGGTCCATTCGATGTGTTGAGTACGGAAGATTCGGCGGCCCTTTCCCATCGTGCTGAGGACCTCCATGAAAACGATTTTGACGGGAAAATCCTGATCGGCAATCAGATTGCTCCGATTATGCGCCGGGCTGGCCTGTGGTCGATCAACTACAGCGGGATGTTTCAAGCACTACGGTTTCCGGAGTTTGCCGCGGTCCTCCACCATCCAGCAATCACGCATCGATTGGCAAGCCTGCTCGGCGATGACCTCATCTTGTGGCGCTCGCAATTCTTCGAAAAGAAGCCAGGCGCCGATGGAACGTTCTGGCATCAGACGGGGACATTTCGAGAGAACTCAAAGGCTCAGAAACTTGTTCCCGCCGCGGATACCGACCCGAGTCTTGTGCAATTGACCGCGTGGGTGGCGCTGACGGACAGTGCTGTCGCCAATGGTTGCCTGAGATTTCTTCCATGCTCATTTGAAGATGGTCGCTTTGAACGGATGGCATACGAACTATTTGACAACCAATTCGGCGCACTTCGTGGACTTTCCTACGAGGAGCTGATGAACGGAGTTTGGGCCATGAAACACACGACGGGCAACTTCACCAAGGCTCAGTTTCTGTTTGATGTCATTGTGAAGAGGATTCCCGACCTGTTCGAACATGCGGTGATCGAGGACATCGAGATGAAAGCTGGGCAGTGCGTCATCTTCACTTCAATGAACATGCATGCCTCCTACCCAAACATCACAGCTACAGAAACCAGGCTGGCCCTCGCGGGGCGGTACACCACGAACGATGTCAGAGTAACCGCCGTTCACGATGGAGACATATTCACTACCCCTGAAGGCGATCACCAGTTCGCCAAGGACGGTATTGGTTGCATGCAGGTGCACGGTGAAGATCGGTTTGGGCACAATACCATTCTCCCGCGGCCAAGAATCGGTTAG
- a CDS encoding FAD-dependent oxidoreductase, with the protein MTSYTGTFEPIDRIVIVGGGTAGWLSAAYLNQALKGSVHITVVESDAIGPIGVGEATIPSLRLTMGFLGFRDSDWMPEVGATYKSAIKFVNWCTCGPGGATHEYWHPFISRPEPSVLPYHCPFAMGIGQRVSLLHYALKHRLDGESRAIQQMLLPTQSLCEQHKAPINPLMPELSQEYAYHLDVTRLGEFLRQVATKRGVKRVVGHVTNVEHGGNGFITAVETKQENRLSADLFIDCTGFRGLLLNDALGEGIPIFGMQLLTRPTSQIHSIANSSSSRATFRFLTT; encoded by the coding sequence ATGACGTCATACACTGGCACTTTCGAACCAATAGATAGAATTGTCATTGTAGGTGGTGGTACCGCCGGATGGTTGTCTGCTGCCTACCTCAATCAAGCGCTTAAGGGCAGCGTTCACATCACAGTCGTGGAATCCGATGCGATCGGCCCAATCGGCGTGGGAGAAGCAACGATTCCGTCCCTGCGGCTGACAATGGGATTTCTCGGGTTCCGTGATTCGGATTGGATGCCAGAGGTCGGAGCTACATACAAATCGGCGATCAAGTTCGTGAATTGGTGCACTTGCGGTCCAGGCGGGGCCACGCACGAATACTGGCATCCATTTATTTCCCGACCTGAACCGTCAGTGCTTCCCTACCATTGCCCCTTCGCGATGGGAATCGGACAACGTGTATCGCTGCTGCATTACGCGTTGAAGCATCGCTTAGACGGAGAGTCGCGAGCAATTCAGCAAATGTTGCTTCCGACCCAGTCGCTTTGTGAACAGCACAAGGCACCCATAAATCCATTGATGCCTGAACTCAGCCAGGAATATGCTTACCATCTTGACGTTACACGACTGGGGGAATTTCTTCGACAAGTGGCGACGAAGCGTGGGGTAAAACGGGTGGTGGGCCACGTCACAAACGTTGAACATGGGGGAAATGGGTTTATCACAGCCGTCGAAACCAAGCAAGAAAACCGCCTTTCGGCTGACTTGTTCATCGATTGCACCGGTTTTCGCGGGCTACTTTTAAATGATGCCCTTGGCGAAGGGATACCGATTTTTGGAATGCAGTTGCTAACGAGACCGACGTCCCAGATTCACTCAATTGCAAACTCGAGTTCTTCAAGAGCAACCTTCCGGTTTTTGACGACATGA
- a CDS encoding FAD-binding oxidoreductase → MMHSTSSDHLKRAIDAWTVALGDQYVTIVDSARREAEQCTFPTDQRIPAIIYPGSTEDVKRCVQIANEFRTPIYPISRGRNWGLGSKVPVQSDCVLMDLQRMNRIIEFNDELGYVTLQPGVTFQQVYDYQQEIAATHYLAVGGGPPDASVLGNCLERGTGLGPSGERPRHICNLTVVTGRSKIVRTGFSQMDPSATLSSTTNWGVGPSLDGLFFQSNFGVVTESTVWLTPTPRDFFSFVAVITSESQLRNCVEELRCLIKQQIIPPYSAAIWSAAKFAAALSQHPNPRTGELDIEEWVGSVGRPFRGMKWMLFGGVGSGSSAVGRAKKSYLKSRIKPACNRFMLLDDRRVWALNAFGSIKRLVSSRQNVNSAVVEALLKRSVFLGHPTTGALKSLYWRKTFSAPDDVDPHRDACGVRWLCHELPNRANDVLRATEIVKRHFSACGFEDNVALAFCSGRHVRMLGCLVYDRTQAGQDATASRCFHRTNSELVNNGYFPIRLGVDSMDHGPSRTADQSEVMQELKAFWDPNRVIAPGRYEG, encoded by the coding sequence ATGATGCACTCCACCTCAAGTGATCACTTAAAACGTGCTATCGACGCCTGGACAGTCGCGCTTGGCGATCAATACGTCACGATCGTTGATTCCGCAAGACGTGAGGCGGAGCAATGCACGTTCCCGACCGATCAACGGATTCCGGCGATCATCTACCCGGGCAGCACGGAGGACGTTAAGCGGTGCGTCCAAATCGCCAATGAGTTCCGCACGCCGATCTATCCCATCAGCCGCGGGCGGAACTGGGGCCTGGGCTCAAAGGTTCCGGTCCAGTCGGATTGCGTGCTGATGGATCTTCAGCGGATGAATCGGATCATTGAGTTCAACGATGAACTCGGATACGTCACCCTGCAACCCGGTGTAACGTTTCAACAGGTTTATGATTACCAACAAGAGATTGCCGCGACTCATTATCTGGCAGTCGGCGGTGGTCCGCCTGATGCGAGTGTTCTTGGGAATTGTCTAGAACGTGGAACTGGGCTCGGCCCATCAGGAGAACGACCACGTCATATTTGCAACTTAACCGTTGTAACGGGGCGTTCCAAGATCGTACGTACTGGATTCAGTCAAATGGATCCATCCGCGACGCTGTCATCCACTACGAATTGGGGCGTCGGACCCTCGCTCGACGGACTTTTTTTTCAATCAAATTTCGGTGTTGTAACAGAATCAACTGTTTGGTTGACACCAACCCCAAGAGACTTCTTTTCCTTCGTTGCTGTGATCACTTCGGAGTCACAGTTGCGCAACTGTGTTGAAGAACTACGATGCCTGATTAAGCAACAAATCATTCCCCCCTACAGTGCGGCGATATGGAGTGCTGCCAAATTTGCTGCCGCCTTGAGTCAACATCCAAATCCCCGTACGGGCGAACTCGATATCGAAGAATGGGTCGGCTCCGTTGGTAGGCCATTTCGCGGAATGAAATGGATGCTTTTTGGCGGGGTGGGGTCTGGTTCGTCCGCGGTCGGCCGAGCGAAGAAGTCCTATCTAAAGTCTCGTATTAAACCTGCCTGCAATCGTTTCATGCTCCTCGATGACCGGCGTGTTTGGGCACTGAATGCATTCGGTAGCATCAAACGGTTGGTCAGTTCGCGGCAGAATGTGAATTCTGCTGTCGTGGAAGCACTTCTTAAGCGGTCCGTGTTCCTCGGTCATCCGACGACGGGTGCCCTAAAAAGTCTGTATTGGCGAAAGACGTTTTCCGCACCAGATGACGTCGATCCGCATCGTGACGCATGTGGGGTCAGGTGGCTTTGTCATGAGTTGCCGAACCGCGCCAACGATGTGCTTCGGGCAACGGAGATCGTGAAGCGGCATTTCTCCGCATGCGGGTTTGAAGACAATGTCGCGTTGGCATTCTGTTCCGGACGACACGTGCGAATGCTGGGTTGCCTGGTGTACGACCGAACTCAAGCCGGACAGGATGCGACCGCGTCGCGTTGCTTTCACAGAACAAACTCAGAGTTAGTAAACAACGGCTACTTTCCGATACGCTTGGGTGTGGACTCCATGGACCACGGCCCTTCCAGGACAGCGGATCAATCGGAGGTCATGCAGGAATTGAAAGCGTTCTGGGATCCGAATCGTGTCATAGCACCAGGGAGATACGAAGGATGA
- a CDS encoding fatty acid desaturase, producing the protein MQAEQSVSIVEIARDEPITLQQILRTIPRECYQRNYRKAFAWLVWDWLLIGLCVTAILWAQSWWIAVPISCVLGTVLSGLFILGHDAGHRSFCRSRRWNNFIGHITTSWVLWPFHIWRLSHNTHHRHTHHVHKEVAWKPAPGFIYKRLAWLDRMIYRYARTWLFYLGSIIFTATVVRDYVRGKGLSSQEHCEVLFSVLITALAGAVYASVSYLIAGWYGLLMLFVIPQFVFHFWLSLFTLLHHTTPDVTFMAPDVWTREKASLECSIHVIYPWWVDLLNHDISWHVPHHVCAAIPHYNLRLAYRHLKETYPDRIVERKLTFRYLVSVLRQCNLIEDFKPGMQEWKRFNENESSQPREVVRQ; encoded by the coding sequence ATGCAAGCTGAACAAAGCGTCTCGATTGTTGAGATTGCTCGGGACGAACCGATCACGCTGCAACAGATACTCCGTACGATTCCTCGAGAGTGTTACCAACGGAATTATCGCAAGGCGTTCGCCTGGCTCGTTTGGGATTGGCTACTGATTGGCCTCTGTGTCACCGCGATCCTATGGGCGCAATCTTGGTGGATTGCGGTTCCCATCTCGTGTGTTTTGGGAACCGTGCTCTCAGGTTTGTTCATTCTGGGGCATGATGCCGGTCACCGATCGTTCTGCCGCTCACGTCGTTGGAACAACTTCATTGGGCACATCACCACATCGTGGGTGCTTTGGCCTTTTCATATATGGCGGCTCAGTCACAACACGCATCACCGCCACACGCATCACGTCCACAAGGAAGTCGCATGGAAGCCAGCGCCGGGCTTCATCTACAAACGTCTCGCGTGGCTGGATCGAATGATCTATCGATATGCGCGCACGTGGTTATTTTACTTAGGTTCCATCATTTTCACGGCTACGGTGGTTCGCGATTATGTCCGAGGAAAGGGGCTTTCCAGTCAAGAGCATTGTGAAGTTCTCTTTTCAGTCCTGATCACTGCGCTGGCTGGTGCCGTGTACGCCAGCGTTTCGTATCTCATCGCGGGTTGGTACGGGCTCTTGATGCTGTTTGTGATTCCCCAATTTGTGTTCCATTTCTGGCTCAGCCTGTTCACGCTGCTGCATCACACTACACCCGATGTGACCTTCATGGCACCAGATGTTTGGACCAGGGAGAAAGCGAGTTTGGAATGCTCGATCCACGTCATTTACCCGTGGTGGGTTGATCTGCTGAATCATGACATTTCCTGGCACGTTCCTCATCACGTCTGTGCTGCGATTCCACACTACAACCTCAGACTCGCCTATCGGCACTTGAAAGAGACGTACCCAGATCGAATCGTTGAGCGAAAACTGACGTTCCGATACCTGGTCAGCGTGCTTCGCCAATGCAATCTCATCGAGGATTTTAAGCCTGGAATGCAGGAATGGAAGCGTTTCAACGAGAACGAATCTTCTCAACCAAGAGAGGTTGTTCGGCAATGA
- a CDS encoding acyl-CoA desaturase, with protein sequence MSTVNADGHGFEKTLPARRFVRYQRQHVLLVNVLPLIGTLIAFALLPWYPPTPATLIALVVLWPLTLGVGGSVGFHRCFTHRSFECARPVKLILAIFGTIGGQGPVASWVATHRRHHDCSDDVGDPHSPVTEAQGGLAKLRAFWHSHCGWMVEHDMPNPLFYTPDILKDSDLMWFSRHYYRVMLVGLFVPVALLVAFDPSWQTVWLGLLWTGAVRLTLTSQFIWAINSVCHFVGYRRYHTSDESRNVALICVPTCGESWHNNHHAFPTSARFGLRWWQFDFGWLVIRLLQFCGLAWNVKVPAADKIVGGPDAS encoded by the coding sequence ATGAGCACCGTTAACGCGGATGGACATGGCTTCGAGAAGACGCTTCCGGCGCGGCGATTTGTGCGTTATCAGAGGCAGCACGTTCTGTTGGTTAACGTTCTACCGCTTATTGGAACGTTGATCGCTTTTGCGTTACTTCCTTGGTATCCGCCGACACCTGCCACGTTGATTGCGTTGGTAGTGCTGTGGCCGTTGACACTCGGAGTCGGCGGAAGTGTTGGATTTCATCGTTGCTTTACACATCGGTCGTTCGAGTGCGCTCGACCAGTGAAGCTGATATTAGCGATTTTTGGCACGATTGGCGGACAGGGGCCCGTTGCATCCTGGGTCGCAACGCATCGACGACATCATGACTGTAGCGATGATGTAGGTGACCCGCATTCGCCGGTGACGGAGGCTCAAGGCGGATTGGCGAAGCTGCGCGCATTCTGGCATTCCCATTGCGGTTGGATGGTGGAACACGATATGCCCAATCCGTTGTTCTACACACCGGACATCCTGAAAGATTCCGACCTGATGTGGTTCAGTCGACACTATTACCGCGTCATGTTGGTCGGGCTGTTTGTGCCAGTTGCCTTATTGGTCGCGTTTGATCCCTCGTGGCAAACCGTTTGGCTGGGGTTACTGTGGACTGGCGCGGTCCGATTGACGCTAACCAGCCAGTTTATCTGGGCGATCAATTCCGTCTGTCACTTTGTTGGGTACAGACGTTACCATACCAGCGACGAGAGCCGAAATGTCGCGTTGATCTGTGTGCCGACCTGCGGCGAATCGTGGCATAACAATCATCACGCCTTTCCGACATCAGCTCGGTTTGGATTGCGTTGGTGGCAATTCGATTTTGGCTGGTTGGTCATCCGCCTGCTGCAGTTCTGTGGTTTGGCTTGGAACGTGAAAGTTCCCGCAGCAGACAAGATCGTGGGAGGTCCTGATGCAAGCTGA